Proteins encoded by one window of Polyangiaceae bacterium:
- a CDS encoding chemotaxis protein, producing MTLSQRQLLGLLLVVIAAVIGVLVGKDNAMTAAVIAGAGGVAALLFSGAAGGPKLDGIRNAIRRAGMGKSVSAPEGAPDAVAALYEELGTLVETISDAKDRVKELESGTDEKTRDLQKQIERQNRALTERDAEIESLRKAPAANPEELEELQAELAVLQDEHASWSRRVQEAQTAAQALAEAVNMLSEGVVHQLDSSEQAGAHIKEVTSNLREIAQHVEVLAGSAEESSSSILEMTATNDEVAENIGELGASVRETVASIEEMAYSIKEVAKNVDALSLTAEETSSSMNEMDVSIDQVQSNANETARLSEEVAQDAERGAESILKTIGEIYRIKESSQEAVAVISNLGSRIDAIGQILNVIDEVAEQTNLLALNAAIIAAQAGEHGKGFAVVADEIKDLAERAGASTKEIADLIKTIQAESKNAIQAVERGAQNVDRGVEVSNEAERALKKILESSQKSTNMVRAIARATVEQAKGSKQVTDAIGRIAETVQQIAAATAQQARGSELIMKSGEKMRTISQQVERSSQEQTRGGRQITQAIENISNMVNQLNVSHRQQARGSEAALAAATQIEEAARRQDVALKELLDNTKHLQQLVK from the coding sequence ATGACACTCTCTCAGCGCCAGCTTCTCGGACTTTTGTTGGTGGTAATCGCCGCCGTGATCGGCGTCCTCGTGGGCAAGGACAACGCCATGACCGCAGCGGTGATCGCTGGAGCAGGTGGTGTTGCGGCGTTGCTGTTCAGCGGAGCGGCGGGCGGACCGAAGCTCGATGGCATTCGCAACGCGATCCGGCGCGCTGGCATGGGCAAATCCGTGAGCGCGCCTGAGGGCGCACCGGATGCCGTGGCGGCGCTCTACGAGGAGCTTGGCACGCTGGTCGAGACGATCAGCGACGCGAAAGACCGAGTGAAGGAGCTGGAATCCGGCACGGATGAAAAGACCCGGGACCTGCAGAAGCAAATCGAGCGGCAGAACCGCGCGCTGACGGAGCGCGACGCGGAAATTGAATCCCTGCGGAAAGCTCCCGCCGCGAACCCCGAAGAGCTCGAGGAGCTCCAGGCAGAGCTCGCCGTGTTGCAGGACGAGCACGCCTCTTGGAGCCGCCGGGTGCAAGAGGCACAGACCGCCGCGCAAGCTCTCGCCGAAGCCGTGAACATGCTGTCAGAGGGTGTGGTTCACCAGCTCGACAGTTCCGAGCAAGCCGGAGCACACATCAAGGAAGTGACCTCGAACCTCCGCGAGATCGCCCAGCACGTGGAGGTGCTGGCGGGCAGCGCCGAAGAGAGCAGCTCGAGTATCCTCGAGATGACGGCGACCAACGACGAAGTCGCGGAGAACATCGGCGAGCTTGGCGCGAGCGTGCGTGAGACCGTCGCCTCGATCGAAGAGATGGCGTACTCCATCAAGGAGGTCGCCAAGAACGTCGACGCACTCTCGCTCACCGCTGAGGAAACCAGCTCGAGCATGAACGAGATGGACGTGTCCATCGATCAAGTGCAGTCGAACGCCAACGAGACGGCGCGCTTGTCCGAAGAAGTGGCTCAGGACGCCGAGCGCGGCGCCGAGTCGATCCTCAAGACGATCGGCGAAATCTACCGCATCAAAGAGAGCAGCCAGGAGGCTGTGGCGGTGATCTCGAACCTCGGTTCACGCATCGACGCGATCGGTCAGATCCTCAACGTGATCGACGAAGTCGCCGAACAGACCAACCTGCTGGCGCTCAACGCGGCCATCATTGCCGCGCAGGCCGGCGAGCACGGCAAGGGCTTTGCTGTCGTCGCGGATGAAATCAAGGACCTCGCTGAGCGCGCTGGTGCCAGCACCAAGGAGATCGCCGATCTCATCAAGACGATTCAGGCGGAGAGCAAGAACGCAATTCAAGCGGTGGAACGCGGCGCGCAGAACGTTGATCGAGGCGTCGAGGTCAGCAACGAGGCCGAGCGCGCACTGAAGAAGATCCTTGAGAGCTCCCAGAAGAGCACGAACATGGTGCGCGCCATCGCACGCGCCACTGTCGAGCAGGCCAAGGGCAGCAAGCAGGTCACTGACGCTATCGGCCGCATCGCAGAGACGGTGCAGCAGATCGCAGCAGCGACCGCCCAGCAGGCACGCGGCTCCGAACTGATCATGAAGAGCGGCGAGAAGATGCGCACGATCAGCCAGCAAGTGGAGCGTTCCAGCCAGGAGCAGACCCGCGGTGGGCGGCAGATCACTCAGGCGATCGAGAACATCAGCAACATGGTCAACCAGCTGAACGTCTCTCACCGCCAGCAGGCACGCGGTTCAGAAGCAGCGCTCGCCGCAGCCACCCAGATCGAAGAAGCCGCGCGTCGTCAGGACGTTGCGCTCAAGGAGCTGCTAGACAACACCAAGCATCTGCAGCAGCTGGTGAAGTGA
- a CDS encoding GHKL domain-containing protein produces the protein MTLAQRLMLAIAVLTIAVTAAVGLGVREAWRSTEEERFREQFKEAVSRLNEQLSTDITSLPEMVEPICRHDPTLDSTLIDLSTGRLDSGRRLAASLRVPDMRKALRVDELVLITSEGEILGAVHPNLVVGATDPKLASRIAKPSQAAGVRGGKGEPLAVEAHCTRRLGKVWIGIYAARHLDRLLEDVGRSHGVQLRVASSSKVPSDQMVERLQVEELGGITLIATKSRVPLLEALKHLDGTILAIGGVTLGIALLLSMLMARGLARPIADLSEQARVVVVGNPQPVRGRGGRELRELADSFNKAILDLAALRKRLAATERIAARREIARQVAHEIKNPLAPIRAAVETLRRLRARNDEAFDEYFDEATRTVLDEVRRINTIVSEFTRFARLPAPNPAPLNLVESIRKVVMLHENTGAKVSFGFEPCPEVQADADQMVQVVTNLLQNAIDACREVANPEVRVSLKPVDSTEIEIRVEDNGPGISTDVQARLFEPYVTTKPHGTGLGLAIVQRIVVEHGGDIAYEDRVGGGACFRVTLPVGGPPLLSEAPPSTRDFK, from the coding sequence GTGACTCTCGCGCAGCGCCTGATGCTCGCCATCGCCGTGCTCACGATTGCAGTGACCGCTGCAGTCGGCCTCGGCGTGCGCGAAGCCTGGCGCAGCACTGAAGAAGAGCGCTTCCGCGAGCAGTTCAAGGAAGCCGTCTCGCGGCTAAACGAGCAGCTCAGCACCGACATCACGAGCTTGCCGGAGATGGTCGAGCCAATCTGTCGCCACGACCCGACGCTGGATAGCACCCTGATCGACTTATCGACCGGGCGCCTCGACTCCGGAAGGCGACTCGCGGCGAGTCTGCGCGTGCCGGACATGCGCAAGGCCTTGCGTGTCGATGAGCTCGTGCTGATCACCAGCGAGGGCGAAATCCTCGGAGCGGTACATCCCAATCTGGTGGTGGGCGCGACGGACCCAAAGCTCGCCTCACGCATCGCCAAGCCAAGCCAGGCAGCGGGCGTTCGCGGTGGGAAGGGCGAACCGCTAGCCGTCGAGGCCCACTGCACTCGACGCTTGGGCAAGGTTTGGATTGGCATCTACGCAGCACGCCATCTGGACCGCCTGCTGGAAGACGTCGGTCGCTCCCATGGCGTCCAACTGCGCGTGGCTTCCAGCTCGAAGGTCCCAAGCGATCAAATGGTCGAGCGCCTACAAGTCGAGGAGCTTGGCGGGATCACGCTGATCGCCACCAAGTCGCGGGTGCCGCTGCTCGAAGCACTGAAGCATCTGGACGGCACCATCCTCGCAATCGGTGGTGTCACCCTGGGCATCGCGCTCCTGCTTTCGATGTTGATGGCACGCGGTCTGGCGCGCCCCATCGCGGATCTCTCGGAGCAAGCGCGAGTCGTGGTCGTCGGAAATCCCCAACCGGTTCGGGGTCGGGGGGGGAGGGAGCTCCGAGAGCTCGCCGATTCCTTCAACAAGGCCATCTTGGACCTCGCAGCGCTGCGAAAGCGTCTCGCGGCGACGGAGCGCATTGCCGCACGGAGAGAAATCGCGCGCCAGGTCGCTCACGAAATCAAGAATCCCCTCGCGCCCATTCGCGCAGCCGTAGAAACGCTGCGTCGGCTGCGCGCGCGCAACGACGAGGCGTTCGACGAGTACTTCGATGAAGCCACGCGAACCGTCCTCGACGAGGTCCGCCGGATCAACACCATCGTCTCCGAGTTCACGCGCTTCGCGCGTCTCCCCGCACCCAACCCGGCTCCGCTGAACTTGGTGGAGAGCATCCGCAAGGTGGTGATGCTGCACGAGAACACGGGAGCAAAGGTCAGCTTCGGGTTCGAGCCCTGTCCCGAAGTCCAAGCGGACGCCGACCAGATGGTGCAAGTCGTCACGAACCTGCTGCAGAACGCCATCGACGCGTGTCGCGAGGTCGCCAATCCGGAAGTCCGGGTTAGCCTCAAGCCGGTCGACAGCACGGAGATCGAGATTCGCGTCGAGGACAACGGGCCCGGCATCTCCACGGACGTTCAAGCCCGCTTGTTCGAGCCATACGTCACGACCAAGCCCCACGGCACCGGACTTGGTCTCGCCATCGTTCAGCGCATCGTGGTGGAACATGGAGGGGACATCGCCTACGAGGACCGTGTTGGGGGAGGAGCGTGCTTTCGCGTGACACTGCCCGTCGGCGGTCCGCCACTCTTGTCAGAAGCGCCGCCATCGACGCGCGACTTCAAGTAG
- the arsC gene encoding arsenate reductase (glutaredoxin) (This arsenate reductase requires both glutathione and glutaredoxin to convert arsenate to arsenite, after which the efflux transporter formed by ArsA and ArsB can extrude the arsenite from the cell, providing resistance.) yields MSKQSVTLWHNPRCSKSREALQLLSDRLGADAIQVREYLKQAPSKAVVEALLKALSAGDADFKPHDVLRSKEPGYKKLGLSKTASKAQIVAALVKDPSILERPVLVVDDKARIGRPPERVLELLES; encoded by the coding sequence ATGTCGAAGCAGAGCGTGACGTTGTGGCACAATCCCCGCTGTTCCAAGAGCCGTGAGGCTTTGCAGCTCTTGTCTGACCGCCTAGGTGCCGATGCGATTCAAGTACGCGAGTACCTCAAGCAAGCGCCGAGCAAAGCCGTGGTCGAGGCGTTGCTGAAGGCGCTGAGCGCGGGAGACGCCGACTTCAAACCGCACGACGTGCTGCGCAGCAAAGAGCCTGGATACAAGAAGCTCGGGCTCTCCAAGACCGCCAGCAAGGCACAAATCGTAGCCGCGTTGGTCAAGGATCCCAGCATCCTCGAGCGTCCCGTGCTGGTGGTCGACGACAAGGCGCGCATCGGTCGCCCCCCGGAGCGCGTCTTGGAGCTGCTGGAGTCCTGA
- a CDS encoding prolipoprotein diacylglyceryl transferase, with the protein MDWIYLGLMGTALVVGVLVRRALPRGPHETRLQRLALFLGAIIGSTFFAKLPYALSDWQSLVDGSAWLKDGRTITWGLAGGYLGVEVAKLVAGVRHKTGDAFAAPVAASIAIGRLGCFHAGCCFGGPTDLPWAVRFQDGLPRHPTQLYEFAFHATAAVLLLLAARRGLFRMQLIKLYLMAYMLWRIATELLRPEPRVLWGLTFYQLSSMAFFLVFALLFLIDARKPRAVAAA; encoded by the coding sequence ATGGACTGGATCTATCTCGGACTGATGGGGACGGCCCTCGTCGTGGGCGTGCTGGTCCGGCGAGCTCTTCCACGGGGGCCCCACGAGACGCGGCTACAACGCCTTGCGCTTTTCCTCGGGGCAATCATTGGGAGCACCTTCTTCGCCAAGCTGCCTTACGCGCTTTCGGACTGGCAGAGCTTGGTAGACGGCAGCGCCTGGCTGAAGGATGGGCGAACCATCACCTGGGGCCTGGCGGGGGGATACCTCGGAGTGGAGGTGGCCAAGCTGGTAGCAGGCGTGCGTCACAAGACAGGGGATGCCTTCGCCGCACCGGTGGCCGCAAGCATTGCCATCGGCCGACTTGGCTGCTTCCACGCTGGCTGCTGCTTCGGAGGCCCCACCGACCTGCCCTGGGCGGTGCGGTTTCAGGATGGGCTGCCTCGGCATCCGACGCAGCTGTATGAGTTCGCGTTTCACGCCACGGCCGCAGTGTTGCTTCTCCTCGCCGCCCGACGCGGCTTGTTCCGTATGCAGCTCATCAAGCTCTACCTGATGGCGTACATGCTGTGGCGTATCGCGACCGAGCTCTTGCGCCCAGAACCGCGCGTGCTCTGGGGGCTCACCTTCTATCAGCTGAGTTCCATGGCCTTTTTCCTGGTCTTCGCGCTGCTGTTTCTGATCGATGCCCGCAAACCGCGGGCCGTCGCGGCCGCTTGA
- a CDS encoding radical SAM protein yields the protein MKLRDYSFLGLTQSLCPDCHRVVSAKIITRGKRVYFQKHCPEHGAREDFICSDVDYYDRLEFAVPGKIPAGFGISPKRGCPYDCGLCTEHEQHTCIGLVELTQGCNLRCPMCYASSAPGGAHESLEDVKRAIDRLVAAEGQAEILQLSGGEPTLHPDFEQVLAYAYERNVQHVMVNTNGLRFARDPKLVEHVARYERRFEVYFQLDSLEAKATESLRGADILAEKLEALDLLAAHDVRVTLVATLQPGINDNQLGALIDYAVKRPNIGGVSFQPATYSGRSELPETLERRVTFPDVVKGIAEQTAGLFRETDFMPLPCAHPNCHTLSYAYRDGERLYPLLRFIDAQKHKDLLANGIAFDRPRARQLVEEYLRAEGCSAGDCATVESWLATALGQRQLSQVGAQDAKAVVDFFGAALNETLSPERVFRIAITSFLDVYNFDLRRVMKCCTHHVLPSGHVIPFCAYNVLYRPGHAALPELESQLIQLTQRTSSD from the coding sequence ATGAAACTCCGCGACTACAGCTTCTTGGGCCTCACTCAGAGCTTGTGCCCCGACTGCCATCGCGTCGTTTCCGCGAAGATCATCACGCGGGGCAAACGCGTCTACTTTCAAAAGCACTGCCCTGAGCACGGAGCGCGCGAGGACTTCATTTGCTCGGACGTCGACTACTACGACCGTCTCGAGTTTGCTGTCCCGGGGAAGATCCCCGCAGGCTTTGGCATCTCGCCGAAGCGTGGCTGCCCCTATGACTGCGGCCTCTGTACCGAGCATGAACAGCACACCTGCATCGGACTGGTGGAGCTAACGCAGGGTTGCAACCTGCGGTGCCCGATGTGTTACGCGAGTAGCGCGCCGGGCGGCGCCCATGAGTCCCTGGAAGACGTGAAGCGCGCCATCGATCGCCTCGTCGCCGCTGAAGGTCAGGCGGAAATCCTTCAGCTCTCTGGAGGCGAACCCACGCTGCATCCAGACTTCGAGCAGGTCCTGGCGTATGCGTACGAGCGCAACGTCCAGCACGTGATGGTCAACACCAACGGCCTCAGGTTCGCGCGCGACCCGAAGCTGGTGGAGCACGTGGCGCGCTACGAGCGTCGATTCGAGGTCTACTTTCAGCTCGACAGCCTGGAGGCCAAGGCTACCGAGAGCCTGCGTGGCGCCGACATCCTCGCGGAAAAACTCGAGGCGCTCGACCTCCTGGCGGCGCACGACGTGCGCGTGACGTTGGTCGCCACGCTGCAACCTGGAATCAATGACAACCAGCTCGGCGCGCTGATCGACTACGCGGTGAAGCGCCCGAATATCGGCGGCGTGAGCTTCCAGCCGGCGACCTACAGCGGACGCAGCGAACTCCCGGAGACGCTCGAGCGAAGAGTCACTTTCCCAGACGTCGTGAAAGGGATCGCCGAGCAAACCGCTGGGTTGTTCCGGGAAACCGATTTCATGCCGTTGCCGTGCGCGCATCCCAATTGCCACACGCTGAGCTACGCCTATCGGGATGGAGAACGCCTGTACCCCCTCCTGCGCTTCATCGACGCGCAGAAGCACAAGGACCTGCTCGCCAACGGCATCGCCTTCGATCGACCCCGCGCGAGGCAGCTCGTGGAAGAGTACCTGCGCGCAGAGGGCTGCAGTGCTGGGGACTGCGCCACGGTGGAGTCGTGGCTCGCCACAGCCCTCGGTCAACGACAGCTAAGTCAAGTCGGGGCGCAAGACGCGAAGGCGGTGGTCGACTTCTTCGGCGCCGCGCTGAACGAGACGCTGTCTCCCGAGCGCGTCTTCCGTATCGCCATCACGTCGTTCCTCGATGTGTACAACTTCGATTTGCGAAGAGTGATGAAGTGCTGCACGCATCACGTCTTGCCAAGCGGCCACGTGATCCCGTTCTGCGCTTACAACGTGCTGTATCGGCCGGGGCATGCAGCTCTGCCCGAGCTGGAGTCGCAACTCATCCAGCTCACTCAGCGCACCAGCTCGGACTGA
- a CDS encoding AAA family ATPase, producing MECGKCGTENPETAKFCNECGDAMPRPCASCGFANPPKAKFCNECGEKLGASARSDRVSEIEPHSSSAPPSVKGKSEGSPTSLRAPEAERRQLTVMFCDLVGSTQLSSQLDPEDLREVIRGYQAVCEEVIQHYEGHVAQYLGDGVLAYFGYPSAHEDDPQRAVRTALEILQKLTQLNQSKLHRDHGISVSARIGIHTGPTVVGTVGGVHATEQLAVGETPNIAARIQSHAPPDSVLVSGDSVRLMRNVFDLESCGRRKVDAGLELELHRVMGFTRSRIDEWEPGAANGAFLGRDAELSTLSVRFEEVSRGGGRTVCVVGDAGIGKSALIRAFRARLGDRPHRWLQTRSSSYHADTALHPVGELIRQAAPHIDSEAPQAIVDALTQEFRLNTEHGQVLRSLLGDETEGPLNALPPQVRRARILEGLCAFLFRLAEDKPTLICVEDLHWTDHSTLELLAQVAERIHTRPLLLLMTTRPQFAVPWNVDTSIQLNRLPSDQVMELVKRIADAPLPAELLEQIVRRADGNPLFVEELTKMVTEAGNSDALRAQVAIPATLQDSLMARLDRLAPAKTIVQVGASVGREFPFQLMQELLELDPQELEHELARLTSAELLYRRGEGNQAIYTFKHALIQDAAYQSLTRRTRREYHGRIAQLLSNRFTETPPPVLAHHHTEAGNTSQAALLWHDAAQRALREFALAESINHLERGLALLATDVSADNDPLRLSLRVTLGAPLMLTRGFAAPEVEAHYAELYELCQRNAGTAADQLFPALWGLWTFYEVSGVYPKAQRMGEELLELAERSDKSGIRLAAHTALGAARFMRGEVAPARRAFETGLELYDPQQHAELALLFGQDAGAMCASFLTWVHAHDGHTEKAKQRVNQALQLSEQLGQPSTRGFVECVLATHFCLVDEFSKAKEHSETVIRLGNEQGMPHWAAQGQVNRGWAVSGLGNPESGVEDIRMGISALMAIGTRAAMTYFNGGLAASELARGDVDAAQNTLGSTFDYVEASDERLFESELHRLHGELMKARGDMNSARSEFARAEQVAAAQGAVALANKAKASAAAL from the coding sequence ATGGAATGTGGCAAGTGCGGAACTGAGAACCCGGAAACAGCGAAGTTCTGCAACGAGTGCGGCGACGCGATGCCTCGCCCGTGTGCGAGCTGCGGCTTCGCCAACCCTCCCAAAGCGAAGTTCTGCAACGAGTGCGGGGAGAAGCTGGGAGCCAGTGCGCGCAGCGATCGAGTGAGCGAGATCGAACCTCACTCCTCCAGCGCTCCACCCAGCGTCAAAGGCAAGAGCGAAGGGTCGCCAACCTCACTTCGCGCACCCGAGGCCGAACGGCGTCAGCTCACGGTGATGTTCTGCGACTTGGTCGGCTCGACCCAGCTCTCCTCCCAGCTAGACCCTGAAGACTTGCGCGAAGTGATTCGCGGATATCAGGCGGTTTGCGAAGAGGTGATCCAGCACTACGAAGGTCACGTCGCTCAGTACTTGGGGGACGGCGTGTTGGCGTACTTTGGCTATCCGAGCGCCCACGAGGACGACCCGCAACGCGCCGTGCGCACGGCGCTCGAAATCCTACAAAAGCTGACACAGCTCAACCAAAGCAAGCTTCATCGGGACCACGGGATTTCAGTTTCAGCACGCATCGGAATTCACACCGGTCCCACGGTGGTGGGGACCGTGGGCGGTGTCCACGCCACAGAACAGCTCGCGGTCGGCGAGACACCCAACATTGCCGCGCGGATTCAGTCTCACGCCCCACCAGACAGCGTACTCGTGAGCGGCGACAGCGTACGTCTGATGCGCAACGTATTCGACCTGGAGAGCTGCGGGCGACGCAAGGTCGACGCGGGGTTGGAACTCGAGCTCCACCGCGTGATGGGCTTTACCCGCAGTCGTATCGACGAGTGGGAACCCGGCGCGGCGAACGGCGCCTTCCTGGGTCGTGATGCGGAGCTCTCGACCCTGAGCGTGCGCTTCGAGGAAGTGTCCAGAGGGGGTGGACGCACCGTCTGCGTCGTCGGCGACGCGGGGATCGGCAAGTCAGCATTGATCCGCGCCTTCCGGGCGCGCCTGGGAGACCGGCCCCATCGCTGGCTGCAGACTCGATCCTCCAGTTACCACGCGGATACTGCACTCCACCCGGTTGGAGAGCTGATACGACAGGCCGCTCCGCACATCGACTCCGAGGCACCGCAGGCCATCGTCGATGCACTGACGCAAGAGTTCCGGCTCAACACCGAACACGGTCAGGTGCTGCGGAGCCTCCTCGGCGACGAGACTGAGGGTCCGCTGAACGCTCTGCCTCCCCAAGTCCGTCGAGCGCGCATCCTCGAGGGTTTGTGCGCGTTCCTGTTTCGACTCGCCGAGGACAAGCCAACGCTCATCTGCGTCGAAGATCTGCACTGGACGGATCACTCGACCCTCGAGCTCTTGGCCCAAGTCGCAGAACGGATCCACACGCGCCCGCTCCTGCTGTTGATGACGACGCGTCCACAGTTCGCTGTGCCTTGGAACGTGGATACGTCGATCCAGCTGAACCGCCTCCCCAGCGACCAGGTGATGGAGCTCGTGAAGCGCATCGCAGATGCTCCGCTACCAGCTGAGCTCCTGGAGCAGATCGTGCGACGCGCGGACGGCAACCCGCTCTTCGTGGAAGAGCTGACGAAGATGGTGACCGAAGCCGGGAACAGCGATGCGCTGCGGGCCCAGGTCGCGATCCCGGCGACGCTGCAGGACTCCCTGATGGCTCGCCTGGATCGCTTGGCACCAGCGAAGACGATCGTTCAAGTCGGCGCGAGCGTCGGTAGAGAGTTTCCGTTTCAGCTGATGCAGGAGCTCTTGGAGCTCGACCCGCAAGAGCTCGAACACGAACTGGCTCGCCTCACCAGCGCCGAGCTGTTGTATCGGCGTGGGGAAGGCAATCAGGCGATTTACACCTTCAAACACGCGTTGATTCAGGACGCGGCGTACCAGTCGCTCACTCGCCGCACGCGGCGCGAGTATCACGGCCGCATCGCGCAGCTACTCTCGAATCGCTTCACCGAGACGCCCCCTCCCGTATTGGCGCATCACCACACGGAAGCAGGCAACACCAGTCAAGCCGCTCTGCTGTGGCACGACGCAGCTCAGCGCGCCCTGCGTGAATTCGCACTCGCCGAGTCGATCAACCACCTCGAGCGGGGGTTGGCACTGCTGGCGACCGATGTCAGCGCCGACAATGACCCGCTGCGGCTTTCTCTACGCGTGACTCTCGGCGCACCATTGATGCTCACCCGAGGGTTTGCGGCTCCGGAGGTCGAAGCCCACTACGCGGAACTGTACGAGCTCTGCCAGCGCAACGCGGGCACGGCAGCGGACCAGCTCTTCCCGGCGCTCTGGGGGCTGTGGACCTTTTACGAGGTCAGCGGCGTTTACCCGAAAGCGCAGCGCATGGGAGAGGAGCTGCTCGAGCTCGCAGAGCGCTCGGACAAGAGCGGGATCCGGCTCGCGGCGCACACCGCGCTGGGCGCTGCCCGCTTCATGCGCGGGGAGGTCGCGCCCGCGCGACGCGCCTTCGAAACGGGCCTGGAGCTATACGACCCACAACAACACGCCGAGCTGGCGCTGCTCTTCGGGCAGGACGCGGGTGCGATGTGCGCAAGCTTCCTCACCTGGGTGCACGCCCACGACGGACACACGGAAAAGGCCAAGCAGCGCGTGAACCAAGCACTCCAGCTTTCTGAGCAGCTCGGCCAACCGAGCACTCGAGGCTTCGTGGAATGCGTTTTGGCCACTCACTTCTGCTTGGTTGACGAATTCAGCAAGGCGAAGGAACACTCGGAGACAGTGATACGCCTCGGCAACGAACAAGGCATGCCGCATTGGGCGGCTCAAGGTCAGGTCAACCGAGGGTGGGCGGTGTCCGGGCTCGGGAACCCGGAGTCCGGCGTCGAAGATATCCGGATGGGAATTAGCGCGCTGATGGCCATCGGAACTCGCGCCGCAATGACCTACTTCAACGGCGGGCTGGCGGCTTCAGAGCTCGCACGCGGAGACGTGGATGCCGCGCAGAACACGCTGGGCTCGACCTTCGACTACGTGGAGGCCTCAGACGAGCGGCTCTTCGAGTCGGAGCTACATCGCCTGCACGGAGAGCTGATGAAGGCGCGGGGAGACATGAACAGCGCTCGAAGCGAGTTCGCTCGAGCCGAGCAGGTGGCGGCGGCCCAAGGCGCCGTCGCCCTGGCAAACAAAGCCAAGGCCAGCGCCGCGGCGCTCTAA
- a CDS encoding SRPBCC family protein, producing the protein MARYQRKVILKCTPSFAFAFVSDFRHTAEWDPLVQRADLLTPPPIGLGSRFLLTNRFPVPDLPYEIVEFQAPNRLTLRGETSSFRYQDSIGFEEARGGTRVSYSAQLDFKGFFRLGSPMLALMFQRIGDDALRGIEQAVNRAAPAESATAA; encoded by the coding sequence ATGGCTCGCTATCAGCGCAAGGTGATCTTGAAGTGCACGCCGAGCTTCGCGTTCGCGTTCGTGAGCGACTTCCGCCACACCGCCGAATGGGATCCGCTGGTCCAACGCGCGGACCTGCTCACTCCGCCACCAATCGGACTCGGCAGTCGCTTCTTGCTGACGAATCGCTTTCCGGTTCCCGATCTGCCTTACGAAATCGTCGAGTTCCAAGCGCCGAACCGACTGACGTTACGTGGCGAGACTTCGTCCTTTCGCTACCAAGACTCGATCGGATTCGAGGAAGCGCGGGGTGGCACCCGCGTGAGCTACAGCGCTCAACTCGACTTCAAGGGCTTCTTCAGGCTGGGAAGCCCGATGTTGGCCCTGATGTTCCAGCGCATTGGAGACGACGCCCTGCGCGGTATCGAACAGGCGGTGAATCGCGCCGCCCCAGCCGAGAGCGCGACAGCGGCCTGA